GACATGTCTGGTACCGGTTACTTTTTTGCAAAGAGACTTTCAAAAGAACTCGATGTTCCTGTTGGAATTATCAATGCGAGTCAGGGCGGTTCACCTATTGCTTCATGGCTTAGTATGCAGGCCCTTGAAGAGATGGGTGATAAGAAAGATTATCTGAAGCAGGTTGTTGAATATCTTGCCGATGGCCGTGCTGCAGCAAAACAAAAGGAACTGGCAGAAAATCAGGAAGAGTGGGGTAAGGAACTTTATGGTTCTGCTGCTAAACCTGATTTTAGTGATGGAAGCTGGATTTCTTCAGATGAAGGCTGGACTGAGGTTAAACTTCCTGGAAACTTTACTGTAGAAAAAGCCGGCTTCTACTGGTTTAAGAAGATTGTAGAACTCACTGCAGAGCAGGTAGAGCATTTTAATACATATAAAACCTGGCTCTGGATGGGAACAATTGTTGATGCTGATACTGCCTGGGTGAACGGAGTTGAGGTTGGATCTACTCCTTATCGTTATCCACCGAGACGTTATGCAGTTCCAGCTGGAACTTTACATGAAGGTAAAAATCTGATTGCAATTCGTGTTCAGAAAAACAGTGCAAATGGTCCATTAAGATTCTTTGAAGAAAAGCCTTATTATCTTTTTACAGAGAATACTTTTGTAGCTCCTTGTGTATGCCGTAATTTTGAAGCACGCTATGAATCGCTTTATCCTCTTGATGGAGAGCGTATTGATTTGACAGGCGACTGGAAGATGAAAACTGATGTCCAGGTTCGCGATATGCCTGGTCAGATGTTCTTTGAATGGCTTCCGACAGCTCTTTATAATTCTATGCTTGCTCCATGTTTTAAGCATGCAATTGCAGGTGCATTGTGGTATCAGGGTGAATCTGATGCTACGCATCCGGCAGAGTACAAGAACATGCTTATCAAGCTGATTGACTTGTGGCGTCATAAATTTGTATATGGCTCTAAAGATTTGCCGTTTGTTATTGTCCAGCTTCCAAACTGGAGTGACGGCTGGAATGAGGACATTGCAAGTAAAGATGGCGGCTGGGCAAATATCCGTCAGGTACAGTCTGATGTAGCAGAAATTGCAGGACATACAGGTCTTGCTGTAACAATAGATGCAGGTGAATGGAACGATCTTCATCCGGAAAAGAAAAAGACTACCGGTTACCGTGCAGCAAAGGAAGCTTTGCGTGTTGCTTACGGAAAGAACTTTATTTCACCTTCTCCAAAGGCAGAGTTCTGTGAGTTTAAGAAGGGCCGTTATGTAGTCCGTTTCGACTGTGGAAACTCTTCTCTGGTTGCCTGTAAGACAGATGGAAAAGCTGCTGATTTGAACAGTGAAAATAAAGATAAGAAGGTTTATGGTTTCAGTCTTTTGTGCAGTAAAAAAGGTGTTGAATCTGTGATTGAAACTGATGCTGAACTTATTGATGATAAAACTGTTGCAGTTGAGGTTCCACGCGGTGTAGGTGATGTTCTTGAACTTCGTTACCTCTGGGCAGACAGCCCGGCACCTGTGAATCTGTATTCACGAAATCAGCTGCCTGCAGCGCCGTTTAAGATTAAGCAGAATTAATAAAAAGCCGGCTCATACAAATGAGTCGGCTCGCATAGTCTCGCCTCTGAGGCGTTCTTTCGATGAACCTAAAACGACCCGCTGTCGCAGCTCGTTTTTTAACGGTTCTTCGATTTTAGCCTTATTCTCTTCCATTCCAGCAGTAAGTACACAACTTCTCATGAGGAAGGCCGGTGCTATCCAGCATGTCGTCCAGACGGTGGAATCTCAAAGTAGTAAAGTGTAACTGCTTTCTGATTTCTTCTACCATCTTTGCGTATTCTGGAGTATCAGGATCGCAGTACTTCTGCAAAGTTTCTTCGCTTACGTTGTCGCCTTCGAACTGTTTGATAACACGGCGTGTAATCAAATCCATCTCGCTCTTTGAACGGCTGAAGTTCAAATATTTACAGCCGTAAACAAGTGGTGGACATGCAGGGCGGATATGTACTTCTTTTGCACCGCTCTTGTAAAGGTAGTCTGTTGTTTCGCGAAGCTGAGTTCCACGTACAATCGAATCATCAATCAAAAGAATCTTTTTACCTTCAATCAGCTGCTGAATAGGAATAAGCTTCATATGAGCAACCTGATTTCTGATTTCCTGATTTGTAGGCATGAAAGAACGTGACCAGGTTGGAGTGTACTTGATAAACGGACGGGTGAATGGAATGCCGCTTTCGTTAGCATAACCAACAGCGTGTGCAGTTCCACTGTCAGGAACTCCGGCAACTGCGTCCGGATGAACATTGTCCTTGTCACGGCGTGCAAGGTAGCGTCCACAGTTGTAACGCATTGCTTCTACGTTTACGCCTTCATAGCAGGCAGTAGGGTAGCCGTAGTAAATCCAAAGGAATGTACAGATTTTCATTTCCTTACCAGGCTGCTGGAGAATCTCCATTTTATCTGCTGTAAAGAATACGATTTCTGCAGGACCGAGCTCATGATAATCCTTGTAACCAAGGTTCATGTAAGCGTAGTTTTCAAAACTTGCACAGTAAGCGCCGTCTTTGTGTCCAATTTCAATTGGAGTGCGGCCAAGCTTGTCGCGTGCAGCATAGATTCCATCCTGTGTCAAAATCAGCATAGAGATAGAACCCTTTATCTTTTCCTGAACGAATTTAATTCCTTCAACAATTGTATCTTTGTGATTTAAGAGAGCAACGATGAGCTCGGTCTGATTGATTTCACCACCGCTCATTTCGAGGAAGTGTGTGTAACCTGAGTTGAGTACTTCTGCAACAAGTTCGTCTTTGTTTGTTACGATCCCAACTGTTGTGATTGCAAAGTTTCCAAGGTGTGAGTGAACAAGAAGTGGCTGAGGTTCAAAGTCCGAAATACAGCCGATTCCAATTTTTCCGTGAAGGTCATCAATGTCGTTTTCAAACTTAGTACGGAACGGCGAATTCTGAATATTATGAATTGAGCGCGAAAAGTGGCCGTCGGGATTTACAACCGCAATACCTCCGCGTCGTGTGCCAAGGTGGGAGTGATAGTCTACTCCGAAAAACAAATCCAACGAACAGTCTTCTTTTGAAGCAACGCCAAAAAATCCGCCCATTTCAAACTTCCTATAAATAAATATGCGGACATTATATTGATTTTGATAGATTTTTGCAAACGCCTGGTATTAAGCGTCTATCTGGAAAAGAGCACCGGCCATAGGTTTAGCACCTGCGAGAGCAAAAGACTGCTGTGCAACTGTCTGTTGAAGCTGCTTCTGGTACTGTTCAATAAGCACCTGAGCCTGGTCGTCACTGATGTCTGTAATAGATTCCTTAGGCTGATTTTTGATTGCTGAAATGCGGTCTATAAGTGAGTTTAAGATTCTGATTTTGCTGATTGAAACACCCTGCTGTCCGTTACCTGCTGCAACACCAGAAACATGATCGAAGTGAGAGTAGAGAAGTGCCGAACGGCTTACTGGAACATAAAGCTTACCGGCTGCACCACCAATGGCACCGCTGTAAGAGTACGCGTTACTGAAATTTCCGATTGCACTTGTCATTTTTTTTACTCCTGCCCCTCTCTATACAATTGTCGGAACTGGAGTAAAAAAGATTAGATTTTTTTATGCCCAGATAGCCCAGAGCAGTGCCGCAGCTGCAGCTGTTGTGAGCACTGTAAATGGAGCACTGATTTTTAAGAAGCCAGGGAATGTAATTGGATGTCCTTCTTTTTTGAGGATTCCCATTGCAACAACGTTTGCCGATGCTCCGAATGGTGTGAGGTTTCCTCCGAGACATGAACCAATCAAAAGTGCGAACATAAAGAGTTCTTTCTGAATTCCCATTGCCTGTGCAAGGTTTCCAGCAACCGGAAGCATAACAATGATATAAGGAACGTTATCAACGAAGCCGGAAATCAAGATACTGAACAAAAGAATCAAAAGGAAGCCGAGGAACTTACTGCCACCTGTAACGTGTGCGAGCCAAAGTGCAAAGTCTCCGAGAAGTCCTGTTTCGCTGATGGCACCGACAACTACGAAAATGCCGATAAGGAACGCAATAGTTTCCCAGTCCAGTTCTTTTACAAGCTGCCATACTTCGCTGTAAGTTTTCTTCTGATTCAGGTGATACCATACAAGACCAATCATTCCAAGACCAAGTACGAGACAGCCTGAACTGTAACCGAGCTCGCTGCTCAGGAATGAAATTACTGCAAGTCCTGCAATCATAATCAAAAGAAGCCAGAGTGGTACATAAGAAATTACATCTTCTTTATCAACTGTGGCCTTTTCCTTTGCCTTGCTGAAAAAGCAGTAAAAGAAAATACAGCCGACAAGAAGTCCTGCCTGAATAAAGAAGAAAATAGAAATCTTTCCCTGAGATACAAAGAAGTCGTTGAAAGTGTAGTGTGCATAACTTGCAAAAATCATGCTTGGAGGATCACCAACGAGTGTGGCTGTTCCTTCGAGGTTTGACATAAGTGCCAGTCCAATCATAAATGGAACCGGATTCAACTTGAGTTTTCTTGAAAGTGCAAGGGCAATTGGTGCCATTACGAGAACAGTCGCTACATTTTCAACGAAGATTGAAATTATACCGGTCATTGCGAGAATTAAAACTACGGCAATTCCGGTGCTTGGAGAGATGGTAACCAGCGCGTCCGCGATACGTGCCGGGACACGCGAGTAGATAAAAAGCGCGGCAATAATCATACTGCCTACATAAATCATAAGAATATTCCAGTTAATCAGTTCAAGAAAGATATGCTGAAACAGTTCTGCAGGACCAGCCAGCTGACTGAATACGTTTCCGCCGATTGCGCCACCCTGACACAAAAAGCCGAGAACAACTACAGCAAGGGCTGCAACCGAAGTCATCCACACTTTCTTTTCCTGAAAGATGATTACAAGTAAGTACATTACTAGGGCAAGCGACAGAATTATCCATTTGATTTCCATAAACACTCCAGATAAAAAACGGTGGTTTCGATACACCGCTATTGCGGCACTTAACCACCGTTTTTAATTTCATTGTATTATTTTATTACACGTTAAACTTGAAGAACAGAACATCTCCGTCCTGAACAACGTATTCCTTACCTTCCTGTCGGTACTTGCCGGCTGCCTTGATTGCAGCTTCGTCTTTGTACTGGCGAAGGTCGTCGATTGTGTATGCTTCGGCCTTAATAAAGCCTTTTTCAAAGTCTGTGTGGATTACACCGGCAGCACGTGGAGCTTTGTCACCTGCGTGAATTGTCCAGGCACGGCATTCATCTGGTCCGCCTGTAAAGAAGGTACGGAGTCCCATCAAGTGATATGTCTTGCGTGCAAGAACTGCGAGACCACTTTCTGTAAGACCAACACTTTCCATAAAGTCTTTGCGGTCTGCTTCATCTGTAATTTCTGCCAAATCAGCTTCGAACTTACCGCAGATTACAACAACTTCAGAGTTTTCTTCTGCAGCATATTTCTTTACGATTTCAACATATTTGTTTGTTTGAGCTTCAATAGAAGCTTCATCAACGTTAGCTACATAAATTGTAGGCTTCATTGTAAGAAGGAACATATCGTAAAGTGCATTCTTTTCGTCGTCTGTAAGATTTGCTGTGCGGGCACATTTTCCGTCCTGAAGAAGCGGCTTAATTTTTGCAACAGCAGAAATCCATGGTGCGTATTTCTTTTCTTCTTCTTTTCCGAGAGAGCGGATAGCGCGTGTTACCTTGTCCTGGCGTGCTTCAATTGTATTCAAGTCTGCCTGGCAGAGCTCCCAGTTGATTGTAAGAATATCAGTTTCAGGATCAATTGGAGCTGCTTCGTTTGCATTGTCGCGAACGTGCATAATATCAGGGTTATCAAAACAGCGAACAACGTGAGCAATTACAGAACACTCGCGGATGTTTGCAAGGAACTTGTTTCCAAGACCTTCACCGTTACTTGCACCCTTAATCAAGCCTGCAATATCAACAAACTTTACGCTTGCAGGTGTCTTCTTTTTAGGATTATGAATGCTAGCAAGGAAGTCGAGACGCTCATCAGGCAAATCAACAATACCAATGTTAGGATCAATTGTACAGAAAGGGAAATTCTCTGCCGCAGCAGGAGCCGCAGTCAAAGCCGAAAAAATAGTAGACTTTCCAACGTTTGGAAGTCCAACGATACCACATTCAAGTGCCATATATTTTACCTCAAAATTATTATCAGATTATGCCTGTTCAACAGCTTTTGCCAGCTGATCAGCGCAGCTTGTGCTCTTAAAACCGCAGGTGTTGCCCTTAAGTTTTGCAACAATTTCTTCGGCTGTCATGCCGTCGCAGAGCTTGGAAATTGCCTTAAGGTTGCCGTTACAGCCGCCTTCGAAACTGATGTTTGTGATTGTGCCGTCATCGTTCTTTGTAAAAGTAATAGAGCGTGCACAAACGCCCTGAGTCTTATAAGTTGTTTCCATATAATAGATAATATAATGAAAAGGGGAGGATTTAACAAGAACGGTCTCTGAACGTATCTTTTCGATTTTTGAGCGGAATTGAAGGTTTATATTTCTTCCAGTTCGTCGAGTTCTGCCATATTGTCTAAATCGTCTGAATCTTTGTCTTGAGCCGCTTCATCTATAAGTGAATCTGCCATAAATTCCGTGTTATCAAAAATATAATCACTATGACGCGCAAGTACATGACTGAAGTCTACACAGAGGACCTTATAAAGATATTGCTGCTCGCTTACAATGGTATCAAAATCTTCCAGAACAAATTTTGAAATAGCAGGATCCAGCTCACCAGCTTCTGTCATTTTTGTGATTATCGATTTTGTTTTATCTGTGGAGAACTCGGCTTTATAACTTCGGCTGTCATTAAGTGCACTTGTAATGTCTGCAACTGTAAGGATTCTTTGGATAAGATTCAGTTTATCACCGGTAAGATGCTGCGGGTATCCTGTTCCGTTCAGCTTTTCGTGATGGCGGTAAACGTTTTCAATAATCTGTTCTGGCGCATGACCGGAAAGAATCCTTTTTGAATGATTTACATGATGCTTCATAATGTCCATATCTTCCGGGGAAAGCTTTCCTGGAAATTCAAGAATACGCTGAGGTGTTGCAATTTTTCCAATGTCATGAAGAATCGCACTGCAGTAAAGTTCCGAAAGTTCTTCCGGATTAAGTTTCATTCTCTTTCCCAGAGAGAGGGCATAACACGAAGTGTTTATTGCATGACTTACTGTATATGTGCTTTTAAAATCCAGAAAATAAATCAAAAGTTTTTCGAGCATTTCTGAATCTTTTTTTTCAAATGTAATTGTGTTCAGATAATCTGATAATTCATCAACAAAGTTATCATCTTTTACTGCTTCAACAAGAACATTATCTCTATTTGCAATATTAAAGGCTCTCACATATTCAGTATCAAAATAGCCTGGGGCAATCTCGTTAATATTTTCCGGTAAGTATTCATCTCCATGATGATAAAGATAGGCACTTATTCTTGCGCACAGATAAATGATAGCTTTATATTTTTCCTGATAAAGGAAATGCTTCATGTCCTCGTTAAATGGCTGTGTAAAATTTTCAAGGGCAAGCGCATCATCTCCCAGAGGTGTCATGTATTTTAGATAGTAACATGAAAAGACGTATTTACTTGTGATTTGTTTTTCTTCTGAGAAAAAATCAATATTAGTGTCGTGAGGATTGTAGCCGAAAATAGTGTCTTCCCTGAAATATCCGAGAGTGTGATATAAGGCAAGTACAACTATATTTCTGGTATTAAGACGATTATCGTTAATAGTTTCAGTGAGTTTCCAGGCCAGATAAGCTGTTCTGAGACTGTGGAAAGTAATATTCTTGTTTATACTTCCCAACATCTTTAGAGATATATGAATTATCTGAGCTGGTGTTAGAATCTGTGTTAAAGAATCTAAACTCTCTTGAATATGACTCATCCTACTCCATTATCGGCAAATGGCTACATAAAAGTGAATTACGGAATCAAGCGGTTAAGTGTGTAGTCTCGTTGCCTCCAGTTTTTATCTACTTTGACCTGTAAATCAAGGTCAATTTTCTGAATATAAATTTCGCTGAGTTTTCGCACAGCAGCAGTTCTGATTTCTTTGATTTTTGAAGCGCCTTTTCCGATTACGATTCCCTTCTGGCTTTCGCGTTCAACACAGAGGAAGGCGCGGATCCATAATTTCTTTCCTTCGTTGCGGTGCTCAATATCTGCAACTTCAACATAAACTGCATGAGGAATTTCATCCTGAAGACGGTTGATTGCCTCTCCACGGATTATTTCACAGACACGGAAAGTAAGATCCTGGTCGGTGTAAAGCTCTTCATCATAAACTGGCTCTCCTTCCGGAGAAATATCATAAAGTGCTTTCAGGACTTCATTTATTCCAGTATCTTTTTCGGCCGACATTTCGAAAATGCGGCTGCCTGGAATATTTGGCAGCTGTTCACTTACAAACTGACGTACTGGAAGTGGGCGGCTGGCTGGTAAATCACACTTGTTGATTGCAACAACAACCTTCGACTGCAAGGCTTTGAGAAGGGCAGCAGTTTTCGCCTCTTCTTCACCAGGGGCTCGGGTAGAGTCAATTACATAAAGAACACAGTCGATTCCTTCGAGCTGGCTTTCTGTAACGTTTCTAAGACGAAGGTTGAGTTTCTTTTCTGAATCATGATAGCCAGGTGTATCAATAAAAATCAGCTGGCCGAAAGAAGTATTTACAATACCTTTAATTGCGTTTCGGGTTGTCTGCGGAATAGGAGAAACAATACTTACAGGTTCCTGGCAGGCAGTGTTGAGAAAGGTAGATTTTCCGGCACTAGGGCGTCCTATGATTGCAACAACGGCTGTGCGCAGAGGTTCATTATTTTCGTTAGATTTAATTTCATCACTCATATTTTTACTATTATATCAGTAGATTTCTCTCCCCGCAACAATAGAAAATAACCTAGCATTTTGAAAATAACTGTGTTAAAATATTCTATTATGACTGATTTTAAGGTTCATAACGGAAAGCCTATGGGCTTTGGCGCGGTGCTTACTGAAAGCGGCGTGAATTTTTCCATTTATAGCCGTGATGCAACAAAAGTGAGCCTTGTGCTTTTTGAAAGTGAATATGACCAGAAGCCTGGCCGTGTGGTTGAGTTTGATCCTCATGCAAACCGCACTGGCGATGTATGGCACATTTTTATAGAAGGACTTAGAGAGGGAGCACTTTATCTTTATAAGGTTGATGGACCATACATTCCTCCAAAAGGACTTCGTTTTAATTCCAATAAATATCTTTTTGATCCATATGCTAAAGCATTTACCTCTGGATCTGTTTTCCGTTCATATAACAAACAGTGGAAGCAGGGCTTTGAAGGAAATATCGGCGGAGAACTTCAGGATCTTTCTGATTTCCCGAAATGTGTTGTAGTAAAAGATGATGCTTTTGACTGGGAAGGTGACCGCCCGTTAAACAGACCTCTTGAGCATACTGTAATTTATGAAACCCACGTAAAGGGCTTTACTGCTTCAGAAACTTCCGGAGTTCCTCGGGAAATTGCGGGTACATACCGCGGATTTGAGGAAAAAGTTGAGTATCTGAAGTCTCTTGGAATTACCGCCGTAGAGTTTCTTCCTGTTTTTGAATTTGATGAAAATGAAAACGCTAATACAAATCCACGAACAGGGGAGTTGCTTGTAAATTACTGGGGCTACAGTACAATCGGATTCTTTGCCCCAAAAACAAGCTATTCTGCAGACCGAAGTCCGGGTGGACCTGTACGTGAGTTCAAGCAGATGGTAAAAACTCTGCATAAGGCCGGAATTGAAGTAATTCTTGATGTAGTTTACAACCATACAGCAGAGGGAAACGAGCGCGGTTATACCTTTGAGTTCCGCGGACTTCAAAACGATGTTTATTATTCTCTTCCTGCAACCGATCAGAATTATTACATGAATTTCAGTGGCTGTGGAAACAGTATGAACTGTAATAATCCTGTTACAGCACAGTTTATTTTAGACAGTCTGCGTTACTGGGTTCTGGAAATGCATGTAGACGGTTTCCGTTTTGATCTTGCGTCTATATTAACCCGTGCACAGAACGGAGCTCCTATTTCCAATGATCTGCCACTGCTTACAGCTGCTATAAATGATGATCCTGTTCTGGCTAAAACTAAAATAATTGCTGAACCTTGGGATTGTGCAGGCTTGTATCAGCTTGGCGGATTCCCCGGTGGACGGAATAACCGCTGGAGTGAATGGAATGGCCGGTTCCGTGATGATATGAGACGGTTCCTTCGTGGTGATGAGCATCTTTCTACTGCCGCAGCTACCCGTATAAGCGGAAGTTCAGACTGTTATAATCATGATGGCCGTTCACCGCTTTCTTCCATCAATTTTATTACTGCACATGATGGTTTTACGCTCAATGACCTTGTAAGTTATAACGGAAAACATAATGAAGAAAACGGTGAATGCAATCGTGACGGTTCTGATGAAAATTTAAGCTATAACAATGGTTTTGAAGGGGATTGTACCAATCCAAAAATTGAACAGTCCCGCCTTAGAACCATTAAAAACTTTTTGATTTACCTGATGGTTTCGCAGGGAGTTCCGATGCTGCTCGGTGGTGATGAAATCCGCCGTACCCAGCAGGGAAATAATAATGCATACTGTCAGGATAATGAACTCAGCTGGTTTAACTGGAATCTTGCAGATAAAAATAAAGGTCTTTTGCGTTTTACTTCCAGACTTATAGAAATGCGCCGTGCTCATAATATTTTCAGCCGTGTAAAATTCTTCAGAGATACTTATGAGACGGGTGCAATTCCAGAAATATCATGGTATGATATAAATGCAAAGGTACCAGACTGGGCAAAAATGAATCGGTTCCTTGCGTTTAAGCTGGATGGTCTTGAAGTTGACAATGATTTTTACGTTGCAACAAATCTTGATCAGTATGACCTTACAATTACATTACCGACATTACCAGGAAACAAAAAATGGCACCGCGTTGCGGACACTGCGTTTGAGAGTCCTGATGATATATTAGAAAGAGGAAACGAGGAGCTTTTGACTGAGCAGAGAAGGTATGTTCTGATATCAGGAGCTACTGTAGTTTTAATGAGTAAATAGATTTCCGGAGGTTTATTTATTATGGAATTCAACAAAGAAGAGTTTAAGGCGAATCTTTCAGCAAGACTTCGCCGTCAGTACGGAAAGGATATTTCACAGGCAAATAAGCACGACCTTTTTGATGCGGTTTCTGCTTCTGCGCTCGAATTGATTATGCCTAACTGGATGGCAACCCGCAACGAGTATGATAAAAAGCCTACAAAACAGCTTTATTATCTTTCAGCTGAGTTTTTAATGGGACGTGCTCTCAGTAATAACCTCATTAACTGCGGTATCAAAGAATCTGTAAATGAAGTTCTTAAAGAAATGAATATAGACTTCAACATGATTGAAGATGAAGAGCCTGATGCAGGTCTTGGAAACGGTGGTCTTGGCCGCCTTGCAGCCTGCTTCCTTGATTCTCTTGCAACCCTGGACTACCCTGGACACGGATACGGAATCCGCTATGAATACGGTATGTTCGAGCAGCGCATTGAAGACGGCTATCAGGTTGAATATCCAGATAACTGGCTGCAGCACCGCGACCCTTGGGAAATCAAACGTTCTGACCTTGCAGTAACTGTAAAGTTCGGCGGAAACATTGCTTACGGAAAAACTCCGGACGGACAGCCTCGCTTCTTCATCGAAAATGCAGAAGAAGTAACAGCTACTCCTTATGATATGCCAATCATCGGTTTTGATACAAAGACTGTAAATACTTTGCGTTTGTGGCAGGCATCGAGCCCTAACGGATTCGACCTTCAGCTCTTCAACAACATGGATTATAACCGTGCCGTAGAACGCCAGAACAGCGCAGAAAATATCAGCCGCGTTTTGTATCCAAACGATAACGGTCCAAGCGGAAAGGCTCTCCGCCTCAAGCAGCAGTATTTCTTCTCTTCTGCTTCGCTCCAGGACCTCGTTCGCCATTATGTAGCAGACTACGGAACAGATTTCTCTAAGTTTGCTGAGCTCCACGTAATTCAGCTCAACGATACACACCCTGTAGTTGCAATTCCTGAACTTATGCGTATTTTGATTGATGAATACAATGTAAGCTGGGATGAATCATGGGATGTAGTAACTCATACATTCGCTTATACAAACCACACAATTCTTGCAGAAGCTCTTGAGAAGTGGCCAATTGAAATCTTCCAGGGACTTCTTCCACGTGTATATCAGATTGTTGAGGAAATCAACCGCCGTCTCGTAATTGAGCTGCGCCAGAAGTTCCCTAACGATTACTACAAGCACGAGCACATGGCAATCATCCATAACAACATGGTTTATATGGCATGGATGGCAATTCACGCCTGCTTCAGCGTAAACGGTGTTGCAGAACTCCATACAGAGCTTTTGAAGACTGCAGAACTTAAAGACTGGTACACACTTTATCCAGAGAAGTTCAACAACAAGACAAACGGTATTACACAGCGCCGCTGGCTCTTGAATGCTAACCCTAAGCTTGCTGCTTTCATTACAGAAAGAATCGGTCACGGCTGGGAAAAAGAATTGTCTAAGCTTAAGGATCTTGAAAAATATATTGATGATGATGCTTCAATCAACGAACTCATCAAAATCAAGACAGAAAACAAGCAGGCTCTTGCAGATTACCTCAAGCACGCTCAGAATGAGTTCCTTGACCCTGAAAGTATT
The Treponema bryantii DNA segment above includes these coding regions:
- a CDS encoding sialate O-acetylesterase, whose amino-acid sequence is MKGIFKIKGIVGSGMVLQRNKINCIYGTAEVYSDVIMEFRGTTSITQSDEDGNWKIEFSPGEAGGPFTMNIKCDEHRVEFTDIYVGEVWVSSGQSNAQLPMERMRFSYPEDFALPKNDRIRMITIPINWSLDDEKDEIVDVGWQSNADEGTKAENISGGVHWVCASPETLGDMSGTGYFFAKRLSKELDVPVGIINASQGGSPIASWLSMQALEEMGDKKDYLKQVVEYLADGRAAAKQKELAENQEEWGKELYGSAAKPDFSDGSWISSDEGWTEVKLPGNFTVEKAGFYWFKKIVELTAEQVEHFNTYKTWLWMGTIVDADTAWVNGVEVGSTPYRYPPRRYAVPAGTLHEGKNLIAIRVQKNSANGPLRFFEEKPYYLFTENTFVAPCVCRNFEARYESLYPLDGERIDLTGDWKMKTDVQVRDMPGQMFFEWLPTALYNSMLAPCFKHAIAGALWYQGESDATHPAEYKNMLIKLIDLWRHKFVYGSKDLPFVIVQLPNWSDGWNEDIASKDGGWANIRQVQSDVAEIAGHTGLAVTIDAGEWNDLHPEKKKTTGYRAAKEALRVAYGKNFISPSPKAEFCEFKKGRYVVRFDCGNSSLVACKTDGKAADLNSENKDKKVYGFSLLCSKKGVESVIETDAELIDDKTVAVEVPRGVGDVLELRYLWADSPAPVNLYSRNQLPAAPFKIKQN
- a CDS encoding amidophosphoribosyltransferase, whose amino-acid sequence is MGGFFGVASKEDCSLDLFFGVDYHSHLGTRRGGIAVVNPDGHFSRSIHNIQNSPFRTKFENDIDDLHGKIGIGCISDFEPQPLLVHSHLGNFAITTVGIVTNKDELVAEVLNSGYTHFLEMSGGEINQTELIVALLNHKDTIVEGIKFVQEKIKGSISMLILTQDGIYAARDKLGRTPIEIGHKDGAYCASFENYAYMNLGYKDYHELGPAEIVFFTADKMEILQQPGKEMKICTFLWIYYGYPTACYEGVNVEAMRYNCGRYLARRDKDNVHPDAVAGVPDSGTAHAVGYANESGIPFTRPFIKYTPTWSRSFMPTNQEIRNQVAHMKLIPIQQLIEGKKILLIDDSIVRGTQLRETTDYLYKSGAKEVHIRPACPPLVYGCKYLNFSRSKSEMDLITRRVIKQFEGDNVSEETLQKYCDPDTPEYAKMVEEIRKQLHFTTLRFHRLDDMLDSTGLPHEKLCTYCWNGRE
- a CDS encoding SLC13 family permease, producing the protein MEIKWIILSLALVMYLLVIIFQEKKVWMTSVAALAVVVLGFLCQGGAIGGNVFSQLAGPAELFQHIFLELINWNILMIYVGSMIIAALFIYSRVPARIADALVTISPSTGIAVVLILAMTGIISIFVENVATVLVMAPIALALSRKLKLNPVPFMIGLALMSNLEGTATLVGDPPSMIFASYAHYTFNDFFVSQGKISIFFFIQAGLLVGCIFFYCFFSKAKEKATVDKEDVISYVPLWLLLIMIAGLAVISFLSSELGYSSGCLVLGLGMIGLVWYHLNQKKTYSEVWQLVKELDWETIAFLIGIFVVVGAISETGLLGDFALWLAHVTGGSKFLGFLLILLFSILISGFVDNVPYIIVMLPVAGNLAQAMGIQKELFMFALLIGSCLGGNLTPFGASANVVAMGILKKEGHPITFPGFLKISAPFTVLTTAAAAALLWAIWA
- the ychF gene encoding redox-regulated ATPase YchF, which translates into the protein MALECGIVGLPNVGKSTIFSALTAAPAAAENFPFCTIDPNIGIVDLPDERLDFLASIHNPKKKTPASVKFVDIAGLIKGASNGEGLGNKFLANIRECSVIAHVVRCFDNPDIMHVRDNANEAAPIDPETDILTINWELCQADLNTIEARQDKVTRAIRSLGKEEEKKYAPWISAVAKIKPLLQDGKCARTANLTDDEKNALYDMFLLTMKPTIYVANVDEASIEAQTNKYVEIVKKYAAEENSEVVVICGKFEADLAEITDEADRKDFMESVGLTESGLAVLARKTYHLMGLRTFFTGGPDECRAWTIHAGDKAPRAAGVIHTDFEKGFIKAEAYTIDDLRQYKDEAAIKAAGKYRQEGKEYVVQDGDVLFFKFNV
- a CDS encoding TIGR03905 family TSCPD domain-containing protein, which produces METTYKTQGVCARSITFTKNDDGTITNISFEGGCNGNLKAISKLCDGMTAEEIVAKLKGNTCGFKSTSCADQLAKAVEQA
- a CDS encoding HD-GYP domain-containing protein, producing the protein MSHIQESLDSLTQILTPAQIIHISLKMLGSINKNITFHSLRTAYLAWKLTETINDNRLNTRNIVVLALYHTLGYFREDTIFGYNPHDTNIDFFSEEKQITSKYVFSCYYLKYMTPLGDDALALENFTQPFNEDMKHFLYQEKYKAIIYLCARISAYLYHHGDEYLPENINEIAPGYFDTEYVRAFNIANRDNVLVEAVKDDNFVDELSDYLNTITFEKKDSEMLEKLLIYFLDFKSTYTVSHAINTSCYALSLGKRMKLNPEELSELYCSAILHDIGKIATPQRILEFPGKLSPEDMDIMKHHVNHSKRILSGHAPEQIIENVYRHHEKLNGTGYPQHLTGDKLNLIQRILTVADITSALNDSRSYKAEFSTDKTKSIITKMTEAGELDPAISKFVLEDFDTIVSEQQYLYKVLCVDFSHVLARHSDYIFDNTEFMADSLIDEAAQDKDSDDLDNMAELDELEEI
- the era gene encoding GTPase Era; the protein is MRTAVVAIIGRPSAGKSTFLNTACQEPVSIVSPIPQTTRNAIKGIVNTSFGQLIFIDTPGYHDSEKKLNLRLRNVTESQLEGIDCVLYVIDSTRAPGEEEAKTAALLKALQSKVVVAINKCDLPASRPLPVRQFVSEQLPNIPGSRIFEMSAEKDTGINEVLKALYDISPEGEPVYDEELYTDQDLTFRVCEIIRGEAINRLQDEIPHAVYVEVADIEHRNEGKKLWIRAFLCVERESQKGIVIGKGASKIKEIRTAAVRKLSEIYIQKIDLDLQVKVDKNWRQRDYTLNRLIP